Part of the uncultured Desulfobacter sp. genome, TTAATATGTTTTGCTTCATATGCCGATACCCCAACTCCTTTGCTCTGTCGGCAAAACATTAATTCATCAGGCAATCCAATGGGTTAATTGGGCAACAAGCTGTACTTTGAAGATTAGATATATGACTGCCGGCAGGGTAAAAGGCGAATTTTGATTTAAATAAATGTTCCTGTTGTTTAAGCCGGACAGATTATCCGTCCGCCTTTTATTGTTAAAATCAGAGCAAAATACCACTTGGTATTATAAATTACAAATTAAAAAGGTCGAATCATGACAGCATTTAAGCATCTCACCAATCCCGTTCTTTATTCGGGCCCCCAAGAGATCAACAGGCTTGTCGCTTTGCTTGATCCCGCCACCCCGATCTTTTTTATTACCGGTGGCCATTTTTTAAATACCAGTGCCCGGCAAACCCTTGAATCCCAATTGCAGTCGGCCGGATGCAGGTTTGAAATGCAGACGGTTCACGGGGAACCCGGCCCGGATGTTGTTGATGATCTGACCGGGCAGGCACGTCTGTTCAAGGCCGGTTGCGTGGTGGGTATTGGCGGGGGCTCGGTGCTGGATGCAGGCAAAGCGGTTGCGGCCATGCTCTGCCATGACGGGTCGGTTCAAGATTATCTGGAGGGTGTGGGCACCAAAGCCCCCACGGGAAAAACCGTTCCGTTCATTGCATTACCCACGACAGCCGGCACCGGCAGTGAGGCCACCAAAAATGCCGTGCTCAGTCGCCCGGGACCGGATGGGTATAAAAAATCATTACGCCACGATGCCTTTATTCCCGCTACAGCCATCGTTGATCCGGAACTGGCAATGGGATGTCCGCCTGCGACGACCCTGGCCTGTGCCCTGGATGCCTTCAGCCAGCTGCTGGAATCCCGTGTTTCCACAGCCGCCACCCCGCTTACCCAGGCTTTGAGCCGACAGGGCCTTCGGCTGTTTGTGCGGGGTTCGCGGCTTTTTTCGGACAACCTGTATCAAAGCCGCATGGAATTATCTTTGCGATGGGATCTGGCCATGGCGGCGTATTTGTCCGGGGTTTCCCTTGCCAATGCAGGCCTTGGCACGGTGCACGGCATGGCAGGGCCAATAGGGGCATTTACCCGTGTGCCCCACGGGGTGGCATGCGGCTGCCTTTTGCCCGGGGTTTTTGCCCTGTTGACCGACCGGATGCAGGTGGAAGCGTTAGATGAAGTGGGTGCCTGGCTTTCCAGGGGCATTGACGCAGTTCCCCAGCCCGATGATTTCCAAGCCGCCCTGGACTACATGAATGGCTGGGCCGACCAATTGCCTAAACTGGGTGCGTATGGGTTCACGGAACAACATCTTGATACGGTGGTCACTGCCTCGGACAATAAAAATTTCCCCATTCAATTGTCGCCACAACAGATGCGCGGTGTTTTATCGGCATGTCTCTGAGAGCCGGCGCTAAATAGCCTTGACCCGGCACCTTTGCTGATATAGGGTCTTTCATTTTAATTGAAGGCAGGCCTTTTGATATGCACGTCACAAATCGGGATAAGGGAATTATTCCCAAGACTTTTTTAAGCCTGCTTTTCAGCCTGGCTCTGCCCATTTCCCTGCAATGTCTTCTTACCAGTTCCATGGCCGTGATCGACATGCTCATGATCGGCCGGCTCCATGATGCGGCCGTGGCCGCCGTGGGCATTGCCAATCAGTTTGTGTTTATCTTTTTTGTGATCCAGTTCGGCGTTCACTCCGGTGTTGCCATATTCACCGCCCAGTATTGGGGCAAAGGAGATCTGTCACGGATTCACCAATTGTCCGGTCTGGGTATCCTGGCAGGATTTGCCATCGGATCTGTATTCGCCGCAGCTGCCCTGTTTTTCCCCGCATCCGTCATTTCACTGTTTTCCAATGATGCCGAGGTGGTCCGCCTTGGATCTGAATATCTGCGTATTGTGGGCATGACCTTTGTGCCGTTTTGTATCACCTTTTCGTTTATGACCAATATGCGCAGCATGGGGTTTGCCGGTGTGCCGCTTCTCTCGTCATTTGTGGCCGTGGTGGTAAATATCGGGCTCAACTACTGCCTGATTTTCGGCAACCTGGGCTTTCCGGCCATGGGGGTTAAAGGGGCGGCCATCGGCACCTGCATCGCAAAATTAATTGAAACCGGGCTGTTGACGGCGATCATCTATCTGAAACCTTACCCCCTTGCCGCGCCGATTAAAAAAATGCTCTCCTTTGACTTTGCCTTTGTCAAACGGGTCGCCGCCACCTGCTGGCCGGTATTTCTCAATGAATTTTTTTGGGTCACCGGTGTGAGTATGTATAAACTGGTTTACGCCCGCATGGGTACCCAGTCCATTGCCGCGGTCAACATTGTGGCCACCCTTGAGGAATTTTTATTTGTTCCCTTTTTCGGGGTTTTCCATGCCGGTTCCATCCTCATCGGCAACAGCATTGGGGCAAAACGATACGCCCGTGCATTTGCCTATGGCAAATTCATGCTTTTGGTGCAACTTCCCATGGCCCTTGGGGCGGGGCTTGGGCTTGTTTTGTGCCGGCCTTTTATCCTTGGCTTTTACAATATATCCCCGGCTGCCTATGAAAATGCCTATTACCTGATGCTGACAACCGGTCTGATCTTCTGGACCAAGACCACCAATTTTACAACGGTGGTGTCGGTGTTCCGGGGGGGCGGAGATACAAAATTCGGCTTTCTCATGGACCTGAGTGCCGTGTGGTGCATCGGTGTGCCCATGGCGTTTGTCGGCGCATTTGTTTTCCATTGGCCCGTGTACGGTGTCATGGCCCTGGTTGCCCTGGAAGAATTGTTTAAGCTGATGATCGGTCTGCCCCGCTTTTTTTCAAAGAAATGGATTAAAAATCTTGTGGCGGACCCGGAGATATCGCCGGGTCATAATCCGTGAATGATTCGTCAACAAAGGAGGGAAAATTGAAATATATAGGTGCCCATGTAAGTGCCGCAGGCGGTGTTGAAAACGCGCCGGTCAATGCCCGGAAAATCGGTGCATCCTGTTTTGCGCTGTTTACAAAAAATCAGCGGCAGTGGCAGGCCAAGCCTTTATCCGACAAAAACATCAAAGCGTTTAAAGCAAACTGCAGCGAATTGGGATTCGGCCCCGGCCAGATCCTCGCCCACGACTCTTACCTGATCAACCTGGGCCATCCTGAACAGGCCGCCCTGGAGAAATCCAGGGGGGCGTTCATTGATGAAATGCGGCGATGTTATCAACTCGGCATTGCCATGCTCAATTTTCACCCGGGGTCCACCCTCAAGAAAATCAGCATGGATGATTGCCTGGCCGTCATTGCCCAATCCATCAACCTTGCCCATCAACAGGTGCCCGAGGTCATTGCCGTCATTGAAAATACCGCAGGGCAGGGAAGTAATGTGGGATTTGCCTTTGAGCAGATGAAGACCATCATTGACCAGGTGGACGATCAGTCCCGGGTCGGGGTGTGTATTGACACCTGCCACGCCTTTGCGGCCGGGTATGATTTTGTCTCCCGGGAGGCGTATGAAAAAACCTGGGACCAGTTTGATGCAATGATCGGTTTTGAAAAATTAAAGGGCATGCACTTAAACGATGCCAAAAAGCCGATCAACTCCAGGGTGGACCGCCATGAAAGCATCGGCAAAGGGGAACTCGGCCTTGACGCCTTTCAACACATCATGGCGGACAAGCGCCTGGACCATATCCCCATGATTCTGGAAACACCGGACAATGACATATGGGCCGAGGAAATTGCCCTGTTGGAATCGCTGATCAAATACTAAGCCCGACCAAGGGGGTGTCATGAGAATCTGGGATCTTCATCCGGGATACCTGAGCCAGGATAGCCTTTTATGCGAACACCGGGAACTGCACGGCATGGTCTCTATTATCGTCAAACGCAAAAAAGGCTGGGCCCGGGACCCGGAGATCCTGCGATGGATGGATTTGGGTTGGGCGCTCAACAAACGCCACCAGTTGCTAACCGCCGAGATGAAACTGCGCGGACATGATGGCACATCGCCGGTGCGCATCCGAAAAAATAGAGGCGCATGGCCCGATACATTTATCGATGAACCCTATGTTCAAATCCGACTGCTTCGGGAAAAATATCAGGGCAGGGAACCTGGACGCATTCCTTTACCCCAAAATGCCCAGCAGATGTGGCGTCAGCACAAATACGCCATCATGGCCCGCAGCGTCCCCCTGTACAAAAAAATAGGTAAGGATGTTGCCCGCCTGGGGCCCCGGGACGATTTCAGCGACCTGGCCCGACTCCTGGTGGAAACCTTGAGAATCCCGCCGTCCCAGGGGGGATTAAAAAATGCATTTCAGCATATGTGGGGGTATGTATCGGACAGATATGAAGGCCCCCGGCAAGCGGTGAGCGGCTGGTCTCTGAACGATCTGCTGGACCGGATTCAGGATTTGACGATCACACACCGGCAGCCGTATCTCATGGAGTCCGTTGCCCTAAGCGAACTTGCTGTGTGGATACGGGATAATTCAATCACCGACGGGCGCCTTGTTGATCGGGGTTAATTTAACCGCTGCAGAGCAGCTCACCGAATCTTTTTAAAATGGATGCCGAATAGGGCGTTTCTTCGACTTGATTGGTCAGGCGGTCCGGGTCAAGCCCCGCCGATTGAACATCCTCTGAAAGATTTACAATATAGCCTTTTGTGGCAGCACCATTGGCCTCGGGATGAAATTGAACCCCCCAGGCGTTTTTACCAATACGAAAGGCCTGATGCGGCTCAAAGGCGTTGCGGGCCAAAAGCGTTGCCCCGGCTGGTAATTGAAGAACACTTTGGGAATGAAACAGGTGAACTTTAAATTTCTCCGGCAAGCCTGAACATAACGGATCATTTTCAGAACCCGGCAGAAGTTCGATCTCTTTGGTTCCGATTTCAAGGCTGATGGGATGAAAATCAACAACACCGCCCATGGCCTTGGCAATCACCTGGTGGCCAAAGCATATGCCGAGCAACGGTATCTGGTGTTCAACGATCTGTTTTGTCCAATGTTCAAGTCTGAGGCACCAATCCAGGTTATCGGTTACATAGGCATGGGAACCGGAAATGATTGCACCGCCAACCTGATCGGGACCGGGCAATGGATCGGTTTGAGCATCGACAACTTTAATTTCACGATGGGAACACCCAAGCTCCCTGGCGATCCAATCTTCAAAATCTCCCTGTTGAGCGATGAGATCCGGAAAGGTTGTTCCTGTTTTTACAATTAAAATCGGCTTCATGTACGCGTCCTTGTGCTGCTTTCATCAAAAGCAGGGAAAAAAGTTTAATGCAATTGTCTGCAGCCCTGCCGTAAACGCAGGTAAACCGTAATAAAAATTGCAAGCCCGCTGCCCCGGCCATGGCCGCACCGGCATGGCGGTCGTACCGATCATGATAAGACCTGCCGCCTGGAAAACAAGGCAATAAAATGACACTGCGGCGCTGATCAGAATACGGTGTCGCCCCCTGGCTATTCCGGGTTGGTCTCAGGTTTTACCTGTGGATTGGAGCAATCCTGAGCAGGCCGGTAAATGGTATGATCGATGATGCCACAGCAATTCCCGAAAAAGACCAGGTGTCAAATACAAAGCTTCCAATGGGTGCAACCGACGTCAGGGCAGCCCACCCAGGCAATCATCTTGGCCGACCGGCTTGCATCCACAAGCTGGATGGCCCACAAGATAGTAGGGGCAGGTCTCAGTGTCTGCCCTAACGGGGGGCAACCACAGCGGGATTGCCCCTGCAAAAGATGGCCGATCTTATGATCAAGCCCCAAAGTTAATATTAGAGGCTGACCTTTGTGAAGGCCGACTTCCCCACAATTCTTTTGGTAGTCCGGCCATCTTGATAATCATGGACAGAGAGGCTTCATACCATTATTGATGCCCTTTGGATTTCTGACTTAAATCACGGGTATGAATGCTCAGGTTCCCCCTTTGATGTTTCCGACAGTAGTTAGAACTAAGGTTTTGGCTTTGATTTAATAGCGTCTCATTCAACCGGGACTGAGCCCAATTTTACAGGCAACTAAAATTACGAAAAAAATTTAGTTACTTAGAAGGATATACATAGTATGATTTGTAAAGATCCCTAAAAAGAACAACCTGTTAACTAAGGATAGCAATGGATAATTTTAGGCTTTACGATCTGGTTGATTTGTCAGCCGTCCAAAAGATGGCAGAGTCTCACTTTCAATCAACGGGCATGCCCATAGGGATTATAGACGCTTTTGACAATTCAATATTGGTAGGAGTTGGTTGGCAGGATATTTGTCTTAATTTTCACCGTATTAATTCAGAATCAGCAAAAAGATGTCACGCCAGTGATAATTTCATAAAGCAAAATCTAAGAATTGGTGAAGCTTGTAAATATAAATGTAAAAATGGATTATGGGACATAGGAATCCCGATTGTCGTTCAAAAAGTCCATTTGGCGACGCTTTTCATAGGACAATTTTTTTACGACGGAGAAATACCGGATAAGGCGTTTTTTATTGAGCAATCTAATCTGTTTGGATACGATCGTGTTGAATATCTTAAAGCATTGGAACGAGTGCCGATTTTTAAACACGAAAAAGTAGAATATATTCTTGACTATGACAAAGCGTTAGCCACTTTTCTAATGGATCTTGCAGAAAAATCATTATCCCAAAAAAAAGCCGATAATGAACTTCATAAGGCCCAAGCTTATCTTTCCAATGTTATTAATTCCATGCCATCCATATTGATTGGAATTGATAGTGATGAGAAAATAACTCAATGGAATAGAAATGCAGAATTAACAACCGGTTTATCATTCGCTGACGTTGTTTCAAAGTCATTTCGGACAATATTCCCATCGCTAAAAAATGAATTGCCTGATATCAGAAATGTTCTAAAAAATAACCAGATCATCAGACACAACAAAAGAACATTGACAGATAAAAACGCCACCCGATATGTTGATATAACGATGTTTCCAATCATTGACGAACATACCAAAGGAGCCGTAATACGCATTGATGATGCAACCGAAAGGGTTCGTGTGGAAAGAATGATGCTCCAGTCAGAAAAAATGCTATCGATAGGGGGGCTTGCAGCAGGCATGGCCCATGAAATAAATAATCCTCTGGCGAGTATAATGCATAGTGCGTATGTCATGAAAAATCGTTTAGAGGATATAGATATGCCTGCAAATCTTAGGGTTGCAAAAGAACTTGGAATCTCGATGGTGGACATCAGATCCTTTATGGAAAAACGTAATATTTTCCGCATGCTTTCTGCTATGCATGAATCTGGATCACGGGCTGCAGAAATTGTTAATAATATGCTCAGTTTTGCAAGGAAATCCGAGTCCAAGTTTTCTTTCCATTATCCAAATGAACTGGTGGATAAAATTCTTGATCTGGCTACCACAGACTATGACTTGAAAAAACAATATGATTTTAAATCAATTGAAATCAGGAAACAATATGAAGATAACCTCCCTGCCTTGCTTTGTGAAAGTGGCGAAATTCAGCAGGTTCTGTTAAACATTTTTCGTAACGGAGCTCAAGCCATGCAGTCCGCAAAGACAAAACATCCTCAATTTATCATCAGAATTTATACTGAGAAAGTACCAAATAGTGTAGTAAGTTTAGAAATAGAAGATAATGGCCCCGGCATGGATGCGGATACCTGCTCAAAAGTATTTGACCCGTTTTTTACAACAAAACCTGTTGGTGTTGGTACCGGGTTGGGTCTGTCAGTTTCATATTTTATAATAACTGAGAACCATAAAGGCAGAATGGAAGTCATTTCTGAACCAGGAAAAGGAGCTACTTTTATTATTCGACTTCCGACCCATATAAAAAATCAGTAATAAAAAGCTGTTGACTTTGTCTATTATCAAACGCCCAAAGAACTGCCAGTAAAGGCGGCCACTACTTCTGGCATTCCTTCCTATTTGGTATTTATAACCGGTGATCAAGCAAGGCCTCCCGGCGTTTATGAATCAAGCACACCGGCATTGTTAAAGGCTTATCCTGCGGAAAATCCTTTGCAGTCATTGTCTAAAGCATGTCTTTTAGATTTCGGAAAATTTCGACAATGTTCGGGCTTGGTTTCATGAATCCTGCAGATATATATATTTTTTTTAGGGAGTTTTTTTAACCAAGGGCAGCGATCTACTGGTTCGCCGGTCTTGGGATCGATCCAAATATCATTCAATCCTGCAAATGGAACTACCCAATCTAAAATGTCATATCGATTTTCCCGTTCCCAACGCAGTACATCAGAGTCAGGAACAGACGTCTCAATGGCGTCCGGTAAATCAATACAGCAATGACCGCATTGGATGCATTTGAATTTTTCCATTCCAGTTTCAATCAAAATCCCGATGTTATCAGTTTTAGGATGCCTGGCTACTTTTGCATTTACCCTCTCAATCTTTGAATATATCTGTGCAATTATCTCTGACGGCTTGGAATTCAACAAATCTATAAAAATATCCACGAGGTCAACACCGTAATAGAATTGTTCGTTACTATCTGATTTTATCCACAACCCATTTCGATCGGCAAAATCTAATGGATGCACCTTAATGCTGTCTTTTCGAATCTCAAAATTCCAAAAACCCTCCATTAGCGGTTTTATTTCTTTTTGTTTGTTTATTTCAGATTGCATAATCAGGGTGTTTTGTAGTTCTTTAACGGCGTCAGAAATAGAAACAAATTTTAGATGTTTTTTGCCCATGGTAAATTAGTCCTTTAAGGGGCGGTAATAATCATAACTCCAGACGATTCACTTTTAAAAGATACACGATTCAAGCGTAGGCATCAAATAGTCAATTTTTAAAGATTTGATTTTGTTTGAGTGCTACCGGTCAAAAAATACAGAAATGAAGAACATCTCTGCCGGTAAAGGACGCAAGATATGAGATGGCTCCACTATGGATCGAAGACCATATCAGGGATTAGCTCAGATTTATATCGGCTGATCAACGCTGGCACGCATACTTTTCGTGGTGTTGGCGATGTCGGTTATACCTGCCTGGCGTTCAGTCTGGAACGGCTGAGGTGACAGGGAAAATCACATCGTAAGCATAGTTGAAAATCAAGGTGTAGGTCAGGGCCGCCATGGTAAAAACAATATCCATGGTAAGGGCCTGGCGGAAAGTAAAGCACATCCAGACCATTGTAAAAGGGACTGAGGCCAGCATGAATCCCACTTCAAAACACACTGAATGGAAAACTCTCAGCTTAAACTTCCTGGGATAAAGAGGGTGTTTGAGAAAGATCAGGGCATGATCAAAGGCATAATTGTAAAAATAGTTCCAAATCATGGCCATGAGCGACATGATGATTCCAAAACTGCCTATGTGGGCGGCAGACTGATTGAGGAGATCCCTAAGGATCAATACGGTGAGAAATAGAAAAACGCCTTCGTAAATAATGGAATGGCGAAGCCTGTCCAAGCCGGATCTCATTTCAGGTTTTTTGTTCATATCCAGTACCTTCTTTTAATTACTCAAGTTGAAAACAATTTTTAATTATCATTGGTAATAGATGGAATAAAGTTGAAACCTATCTGAATTATTGATAGGTTGGTTCCATGAATTTTACCTTGGATCAATTGGACGCATTTTCAGCGAGCGTTGAAACAGGCTCCTTTTCGGCGGCTGCCAGGAAACTGGGCAAAGCCCAGTCCGCCGTGAGTACGGCGATTTCCAATTTGGAGATTGATTTAGGTCTGGAGCTCTTTGACCGGGCCGGAAAATATCCGGTTCTGACCCCTACCGGCGCGTTGTTCCTTAGAGAAGCTGAAACGATATTATCCCGTTGTCGGTCCATGCAGACCAAAGCGGCGGCGTTGTCCGAAACCATGGAGAGCCGGGTCCGCTTAGCTGTGTCCGAATCCCTCCCTAACATCGCCTTTAAGGATGGTATGTTGCTCAAGCATTTCAAAGCTCGGTTTCCTGAGACCGAGCTGGAAATTCTTTCGGGTTCCCTCAATGATGTGTGGGATATGATCGACCAAGACCGGATTGATTTTGGGGTGATGATGCCCACGGAATTGCTTCTGGACAGATGGAAGTCCCGGTCGGATTTTCAAATTGTAGGAAAGATGAATTTCATTCCGGTGGCCCACCCCAAATATGGTCTGGGCAAGGCCGGGTTGGACATTTCCGCCCTTGATTCGGTGCTGCAGATCGAGGTGACTTCCCGGGGTTGGGAGCAGGAAACACAGCTTCCCGTGTTCAGCAGCAGGGTGTGGTGGGTGGAAAATGAATATTTAACCCGGGATCTTTTGCGCCAGGGCATGGGTTGGGGAATTCTTCCCGAACATTTAATAAAGGATGACCTTGAGGCCAACCGTCTGGAGCAGGTCCAGGTGGACATGGGGACGGCGATCCTTACGTACCCGATTCTCATGGCTTGGTCCAAGGATCGTCCGTTGGGCCGTGCCGGAGACTGGCTTTTTTCTGCGATGAAAAAATACTACAGCTGAAAAAATACCGGAAAATAGAGGTGAGCGAAAATCCATCCTGATCTGTGACTACGCTAAACATTGAAGGGACAGGTTGTCAAAGCCCTTAAACAACATTGACAATCCCTGCCACGTTTTTTAAAATAATAGACACTACTGCAAGCGACCCTGCGTGATACTTGATTTTAATCAGTACCTCATCGTTTGAAAATTACATTCTGTAATTCTCACCTGTTTTTGAACTGCTTTAAACGAAACATTGCTAAATTTTCAACAGGAGGTGACATATGGATAGAAATGATTTTTTATCGGCTTTTATGGCAGCTGAAAGTGAAATTAATCTTATCCTTGAAGATTTAACAAAACAGTTGCACGAAAAAATGGATGAACTGTTCCAGGAATCCGACGAGCGTTGGGTTGAGCGAATTTTAGCCTTTTCTTTTAATAAAATCCCTACCCACGACACTCAACTTATTGACGAAAGGGATCTTACGATTGCCAAGCAGGCAAAAAAGTTGATGTATCTGCATGGGTTAAATGCAAAAGTGCAGTTGGAGCAGATTGGTGACAGTAAAAACAGGAGATGTCCCGGGCAGATGATTTACCATATAAAGAATTGTCCTAAAAATAGAAAATATTTGGAATCGATTTTGAAAAACGACTTGCGTCCGTCTTCGGACCGATAAACCACATCTGCAAAAGATTAAATATGAACGACTGAAAATGATCAGCTGAAATGAGCCGGCGTTAAATTTTTGAACCTGTTGACCTAGGACTTTTTCCATTGATTATTCGATCCTGCATCGCTGTGTTGTTCATGTGCCTAAGTATTACTGCCGTCAGTTTAGCGCAAATCCCCCCTGACGATAACGGGACTATGGTCCTTGCCCATCCCGAACAGGTGGATGCGGGCCGGCCCTTTCTTGTCCGGTTGACATCTGTCCAGGCCTTTGACAGGATTCGTGTGCGCTGGATGGATCAGGACTTGGTTCCCTCCGTCACCCAGTGGAACGGACATCATGTGGCCGTTGTCATGCTGGGCACCGATGTGCTTACCATCAAACCCGGTCCCCAGACACTTCTGGTCCGGGCGTGGGCCGGGGGAAAGGAGAGCGTTTGGCATCGGTCTGTCCGTATTCTTGGCCGGACATATCCCCGCCAGGAGCTGAGCCTGCCGTCAAAGATGGTGACGCCGCCAACGGAGGTACTTGAACGAATAAAGGCGGAAAGGGCCCGGACCCAGACGGCCAAACATACCTGGTCTGCCCAGCGGCTGTGGCGTCTGCCCTTTCACCGGCCGGTGACGGGAAAATTCACCAGTGTTTACGGGCTGCAGCGCGTGCTGAACGGCAAACCCAAAAATCCCCACCGGGGCGTGGATTTCAGGGCACCCACGGGAACCGCTGTGGAAGCGGTGGCAGACGGCAGGGTCATTTTGGCTGAGTCCCATTATTATGCCGGCAATTCCATGTATATAGACCATGGCAACGGCGTTATTTCCCTCTACTTTCATTTAAGTCAGTTCGATGCGTCCCAGGGGGATATTGTCAAACGGGGACAGATTATCGGCCGGTCCGGTTGCACGGGCCGGGCCACGGGACCCCACCTGCATCTGTCCATATCCGTCCAGGGCCAACTGGTGGATCCGGTTCCACTGTTTGAGAGCACAAGTGAGCAATTGCTTCGCTGAGATGCGTTTGAGGAAA contains:
- a CDS encoding iron-containing alcohol dehydrogenase is translated as MTAFKHLTNPVLYSGPQEINRLVALLDPATPIFFITGGHFLNTSARQTLESQLQSAGCRFEMQTVHGEPGPDVVDDLTGQARLFKAGCVVGIGGGSVLDAGKAVAAMLCHDGSVQDYLEGVGTKAPTGKTVPFIALPTTAGTGSEATKNAVLSRPGPDGYKKSLRHDAFIPATAIVDPELAMGCPPATTLACALDAFSQLLESRVSTAATPLTQALSRQGLRLFVRGSRLFSDNLYQSRMELSLRWDLAMAAYLSGVSLANAGLGTVHGMAGPIGAFTRVPHGVACGCLLPGVFALLTDRMQVEALDEVGAWLSRGIDAVPQPDDFQAALDYMNGWADQLPKLGAYGFTEQHLDTVVTASDNKNFPIQLSPQQMRGVLSACL
- a CDS encoding MATE family efflux transporter, which encodes MHVTNRDKGIIPKTFLSLLFSLALPISLQCLLTSSMAVIDMLMIGRLHDAAVAAVGIANQFVFIFFVIQFGVHSGVAIFTAQYWGKGDLSRIHQLSGLGILAGFAIGSVFAAAALFFPASVISLFSNDAEVVRLGSEYLRIVGMTFVPFCITFSFMTNMRSMGFAGVPLLSSFVAVVVNIGLNYCLIFGNLGFPAMGVKGAAIGTCIAKLIETGLLTAIIYLKPYPLAAPIKKMLSFDFAFVKRVAATCWPVFLNEFFWVTGVSMYKLVYARMGTQSIAAVNIVATLEEFLFVPFFGVFHAGSILIGNSIGAKRYARAFAYGKFMLLVQLPMALGAGLGLVLCRPFILGFYNISPAAYENAYYLMLTTGLIFWTKTTNFTTVVSVFRGGGDTKFGFLMDLSAVWCIGVPMAFVGAFVFHWPVYGVMALVALEELFKLMIGLPRFFSKKWIKNLVADPEISPGHNP
- the nfo gene encoding deoxyribonuclease IV, with protein sequence MKYIGAHVSAAGGVENAPVNARKIGASCFALFTKNQRQWQAKPLSDKNIKAFKANCSELGFGPGQILAHDSYLINLGHPEQAALEKSRGAFIDEMRRCYQLGIAMLNFHPGSTLKKISMDDCLAVIAQSINLAHQQVPEVIAVIENTAGQGSNVGFAFEQMKTIIDQVDDQSRVGVCIDTCHAFAAGYDFVSREAYEKTWDQFDAMIGFEKLKGMHLNDAKKPINSRVDRHESIGKGELGLDAFQHIMADKRLDHIPMILETPDNDIWAEEIALLESLIKY
- a CDS encoding DUF1722 domain-containing protein, coding for MRIWDLHPGYLSQDSLLCEHRELHGMVSIIVKRKKGWARDPEILRWMDLGWALNKRHQLLTAEMKLRGHDGTSPVRIRKNRGAWPDTFIDEPYVQIRLLREKYQGREPGRIPLPQNAQQMWRQHKYAIMARSVPLYKKIGKDVARLGPRDDFSDLARLLVETLRIPPSQGGLKNAFQHMWGYVSDRYEGPRQAVSGWSLNDLLDRIQDLTITHRQPYLMESVALSELAVWIRDNSITDGRLVDRG
- a CDS encoding glutamine amidotransferase; this translates as MKPILIVKTGTTFPDLIAQQGDFEDWIARELGCSHREIKVVDAQTDPLPGPDQVGGAIISGSHAYVTDNLDWCLRLEHWTKQIVEHQIPLLGICFGHQVIAKAMGGVVDFHPISLEIGTKEIELLPGSENDPLCSGLPEKFKVHLFHSQSVLQLPAGATLLARNAFEPHQAFRIGKNAWGVQFHPEANGAATKGYIVNLSEDVQSAGLDPDRLTNQVEETPYSASILKRFGELLCSG
- a CDS encoding PocR ligand-binding domain-containing protein, which codes for MDNFRLYDLVDLSAVQKMAESHFQSTGMPIGIIDAFDNSILVGVGWQDICLNFHRINSESAKRCHASDNFIKQNLRIGEACKYKCKNGLWDIGIPIVVQKVHLATLFIGQFFYDGEIPDKAFFIEQSNLFGYDRVEYLKALERVPIFKHEKVEYILDYDKALATFLMDLAEKSLSQKKADNELHKAQAYLSNVINSMPSILIGIDSDEKITQWNRNAELTTGLSFADVVSKSFRTIFPSLKNELPDIRNVLKNNQIIRHNKRTLTDKNATRYVDITMFPIIDEHTKGAVIRIDDATERVRVERMMLQSEKMLSIGGLAAGMAHEINNPLASIMHSAYVMKNRLEDIDMPANLRVAKELGISMVDIRSFMEKRNIFRMLSAMHESGSRAAEIVNNMLSFARKSESKFSFHYPNELVDKILDLATTDYDLKKQYDFKSIEIRKQYEDNLPALLCESGEIQQVLLNIFRNGAQAMQSAKTKHPQFIIRIYTEKVPNSVVSLEIEDNGPGMDADTCSKVFDPFFTTKPVGVGTGLGLSVSYFIITENHKGRMEVISEPGKGATFIIRLPTHIKNQ
- a CDS encoding YkgJ family cysteine cluster protein, which produces MGKKHLKFVSISDAVKELQNTLIMQSEINKQKEIKPLMEGFWNFEIRKDSIKVHPLDFADRNGLWIKSDSNEQFYYGVDLVDIFIDLLNSKPSEIIAQIYSKIERVNAKVARHPKTDNIGILIETGMEKFKCIQCGHCCIDLPDAIETSVPDSDVLRWERENRYDILDWVVPFAGLNDIWIDPKTGEPVDRCPWLKKLPKKNIYICRIHETKPEHCRNFPKSKRHALDNDCKGFSAG
- a CDS encoding PACE efflux transporter; protein product: MNKKPEMRSGLDRLRHSIIYEGVFLFLTVLILRDLLNQSAAHIGSFGIIMSLMAMIWNYFYNYAFDHALIFLKHPLYPRKFKLRVFHSVCFEVGFMLASVPFTMVWMCFTFRQALTMDIVFTMAALTYTLIFNYAYDVIFPVTSAVPD
- a CDS encoding LysR family transcriptional regulator, which encodes MNFTLDQLDAFSASVETGSFSAAARKLGKAQSAVSTAISNLEIDLGLELFDRAGKYPVLTPTGALFLREAETILSRCRSMQTKAAALSETMESRVRLAVSESLPNIAFKDGMLLKHFKARFPETELEILSGSLNDVWDMIDQDRIDFGVMMPTELLLDRWKSRSDFQIVGKMNFIPVAHPKYGLGKAGLDISALDSVLQIEVTSRGWEQETQLPVFSSRVWWVENEYLTRDLLRQGMGWGILPEHLIKDDLEANRLEQVQVDMGTAILTYPILMAWSKDRPLGRAGDWLFSAMKKYYS
- a CDS encoding M23 family metallopeptidase, which codes for MIIRSCIAVLFMCLSITAVSLAQIPPDDNGTMVLAHPEQVDAGRPFLVRLTSVQAFDRIRVRWMDQDLVPSVTQWNGHHVAVVMLGTDVLTIKPGPQTLLVRAWAGGKESVWHRSVRILGRTYPRQELSLPSKMVTPPTEVLERIKAERARTQTAKHTWSAQRLWRLPFHRPVTGKFTSVYGLQRVLNGKPKNPHRGVDFRAPTGTAVEAVADGRVILAESHYYAGNSMYIDHGNGVISLYFHLSQFDASQGDIVKRGQIIGRSGCTGRATGPHLHLSISVQGQLVDPVPLFESTSEQLLR